A single Primulina eburnea isolate SZY01 chromosome 11, ASM2296580v1, whole genome shotgun sequence DNA region contains:
- the LOC140806021 gene encoding germin-like protein subfamily 1 member 14, producing MLATRFALFLAILAVVCSVSYAADPDPLQDFCVGFNDSFSMVSVNGQFCKNPELVKPEDFFYSGLDKVGDTSNPLGSKLTQVFDDQLGGLNHLGVGMVKIELEPKGLNPPHEHPRASEIIFVSEGTMYVGFIESNPSDPNVPNKLYAKTLSPGDVYVFPRGTLHFQYNFGKTNAVAYASFNSQNPGVVTVASSLFGSIPPVHPEVLAKAFQIDVKTVEYLNR from the exons ATGTTGGCTACTCGCTTTGCGTTGTTTTTGGCCATTTTGGCCGTGGTTTGTTCAGTTTCCTATGCCGCCGATCCCGACCCGTTGCAGGACTTCTGCGTCGGATTCAACGACTCTTTCTCTATGG TATCTGTGAATGGACAGTTCTGCAAGAACCCGGAACTCGTGAAGCCGGAAGATTTCTTCTACTCGGGCCTGGACAAAGTCGGGGACACCTCAAATCCACTGGGATCAAAGCTCACACAGGTCTTCGATGACCAGCTAGGAGGCCTCAACCATTTGGGAGTCGGGATGGTCAAAATCGAGCTGGAGCCGAAAGGCCTCAACCCGCCCCACGAGCACCCTCGTGCCTCCGAGATTATTTTCGTGTCCGAAGGGACCATGTACGTTGGTTTCATAGAGTCGAATCCTTCGGACCCGAATGTGCCCAACAAGCTTTACGCCAAGACACTATCTCCAGGAGACGTCTACGTGTTCCCGCGGGGGACGCTACACTTCCAATACAATTTTGGGAAAACTAATGCTGTTGCATATGCCAGCTTCAACAGCCAAAATCCTGGAGTGGTGACGGTAGCGAGTTCGTTATTCGGATCGATACCGCCTGTTCATCCTGAGGTTCTTGCTAAAGCATTCCAAATTGATGTGAAAACGGTGGAGTATCTCAATCGCTAA
- the LOC140806020 gene encoding uncharacterized protein isoform X3, with protein MERGENSGAASSGEDIWAKLVPLDSRYPDVELRSNNVTVLSEIKSSSSEKQEWCRIERNKDQVSALMKNMCSHSIFVDDTAIQDDDTTTITCGSEIILGPEAQGFMRYRFKVMPAEKICQKQLQIVLDSEHTKCSICLSVWHDVVTVAPCLHNFCNGCFSEWLKRCREKHSSILCPQCRAVVQFVGRNHFLHNIEEDILRADSTLRRSSEDIALLDSYASIKSPLVISSGRKFNRKRARASPDEENAPCPQCGNEYAGFQCNQNTIHLQCQTCGGMMPSRSNASVPQHCLGCDRAFCGAYWHSLGVTGSDIHPVCSLEILKPITEKCISQMGRSLHDVISEWVMKMHNREIGKARLPLNHSEMINPQTYICNECYDKLVSFLLYWFRVTLPKHYLPPEALQREDCWYGSACRTQHHNEEHARKRNHVCRPTRGTHMS; from the exons ATGGAAAGGGGAGAAAACTCTGGGGCCGCTTCTTCCGGTGAAGATATTTGGGCTAAACTGG TGCCGTTGGACTCACGATATCCAGATGTAGAGTTGAGATCAAATAATGTCACTGTCTTATCGGAGATCAAGAGTTCTTCAAGTGAAAAGCAAGAGTGGTGCAGGATAGAGAGGAACAAGGATCAAGTTTCTGCCTTGATGAAGAATATGTG TTCTCATTCGATATTTGTTGATGACACGGCGATTCAAGATGATGATACAACTACCATCACTTGTGGCAGCGAAATAATCCTGGGTCCTGAGGCTCAAG GGTTTATGAGGTACAGATTCAAAGTAATGCCTGCTGAGAAAATTTGCCAGAAACAGCTGCAG ATAGTTCTTGATAGCGAACACACAAAATGTTCTATTTGTTTAAGTGTTTGGCATGACGTTGTAACTGTAGCTCCTTGCCTTCACAATttctg CAATGGGTGCTTCTCGGAGTGGTTGAAAAGGTGTCGAGAGAAACATTCTAGTATTTTATGTCCACAGTGTAGAGCAGTTGTGCAATTTGTTGGAAGGAACCATTTTTTGCATAATATTGAAGAG GATATATTGCGAGCTGATTCTACTCTAAGGCGTTCAAGTGAAGACATTGCACTTTTAGATTCATATGCATCAATTAAATCTCCCCTT GTAATCAGCAGCGGAAGGAAATTTAACAGGAAGAGAGCACGTGCTTCACCAGATGAGGAGAATGCACCATGCCCTCAATGTg GCAATGAGTATGCTGGTTTCCAGTGCAACCAAAACACAATTCATCTTCAATGTCAAACATGTGGTGGGATGATGCCTTCCAGATCAAATGCCAGTGTACCACAACACT GTTTAGGATGTGATCGTGCATTTTGTGGTGCCTATTGGCATTCCCTTGGGGTTACAGGAAGTGATATCCATCCTGTCTGCAGTCTTGAAATTTTGAAACCC ATAACTGAAAAATGCATAAGCCAGATGGGAAGatcattgcacgatgtcatctCAGAATGGGTTATGAAAATGCATAACCGAGAAATAGGCAA GGCAAGGCTACCGTTGAATCATTCTGAGATGATCAATCCACAGACATACATCTGCAA CGAGTGCTACGACAAATTAGTCTCGTTTCTCTTATACTGGTTCCGAGTCACATTACCAAAACAT TATCTACCTCCAGAGGCACTACAGAGGGAAGACTGTTGGTACGGATCAGCATGTCGAACACAGCATCACAACGAAGAACATGCTCGTAAGAGGAACCATGTCTGTCGTCCGACAAGGGGTACCCATATGTCGTAA
- the LOC140804629 gene encoding enoyl-CoA delta isomerase 1, peroxisomal gives MTGLETGMEGGMCTLEKRGDIFILTITGDDEHRLNPTLIDSIRSALDRVKSDPGSSGPTALITTAHGKFFSNGYDLSWALSDTAQAETRPKIMSKKLRHLVSDLLSLPMPTIAAVTGHASAAGFILALSHDYLLMRKGRGFLYMNELDIGYKIPNWFMQIVKSKIASPKVWRDVVLKPAKITAEMGVDWGIVDSAHDGVEETLDAAVRLGAELVKRKWDGIVYADNRRTVFATVLTALGCDETVGDSGEDGSVATSASDAVPRL, from the coding sequence ATGACTGGATTGGAAACTGGGATGGAAGGCGGGATGTGCACCTTGGAGAAGCGCGGCGATATCTTCATCCTCACGATCACAGGCGACGACGAGCACCGACTGAACCCGACCCTTATCGATTCCATCCGCTCCGCACTCGATCGGGTCAAGTCCGATCCGGGATCGTCCGGCCCGACTGCCCTCATCACCACAGCCCACGGAAAGTTCTTCTCCAATGGCTACGATCTCTCTTGGGCCTTATCGGACACGGCCCAAGCCGAAACCCGACCTAAGATCATGTCCAAGAAGCTTCGCCACCTCGTCTCCGACCTCCTCTCCCTCCCCATGCCCACCATCGCCGCCGTCACGGGCCACGCCTCCGCCGCGGGGTTCATCCTAGCCCTCAGCCACGACTACCTCCTCATGCGGAAAGGTCGCGGGTTTCTGTACATGAACGAGCTCGATATTGGATACAAAATCCCTAATTGGTTTATGCAGATTGTGAAGAGTAAGATCGCGTCGCCGAAGGTTTGGAGGGACGTGGTTCTGAAGCCGGCCAAAATCACCGCGGAGATGGGAGTGGATTGGGGCATTGTAGACTCGGCTCATGATGGTGTGGAGGAGACTCTGGACGCTGCGGTGAGGCTGGGTGCGGAGCTGGTGAAGAGGAAATGGGACGGGATAGTGTATGCGGACAATAGGAGGACTGTGTTTGCTACCGTGCTGACGGCGCTGGGCTGCGATGAAACCGTGGGGGATTCCGGCGAAGATGGCAGTGTTGCCACTTCCGCCAGCGACGCTGTCCCACGACTGTGA
- the LOC140806020 gene encoding uncharacterized protein isoform X1: MERGENSGAASSGEDIWAKLVPLDSRYPDVELRSNNVTVLSEIKSSSSEKQEWCRIERNKDQVSALMKNMCSHSIFVDDTAIQDDDTTTITCGSEIILGPEAQGFMRYRFKVMPAEKICQKQLQIVLDSEHTKCSICLSVWHDVVTVAPCLHNFCNGCFSEWLKRCREKHSSILCPQCRAVVQFVGRNHFLHNIEEDILRADSTLRRSSEDIALLDSYASIKSPLVISSGRKFNRKRARASPDEENAPCPQCGNEYAGFQCNQNTIHLQCQTCGGMMPSRSNASVPQHCLGCDRAFCGAYWHSLGVTGSDIHPVCSLEILKPIMERSVSRIPFLVHEKNRHEQDITEKCISQMGRSLHDVISEWVMKMHNREIGKARLPLNHSEMINPQTYICNECYDKLVSFLLYWFRVTLPKHYLPPEALQREDCWYGSACRTQHHNEEHARKRNHVCRPTRGTHMS, encoded by the exons ATGGAAAGGGGAGAAAACTCTGGGGCCGCTTCTTCCGGTGAAGATATTTGGGCTAAACTGG TGCCGTTGGACTCACGATATCCAGATGTAGAGTTGAGATCAAATAATGTCACTGTCTTATCGGAGATCAAGAGTTCTTCAAGTGAAAAGCAAGAGTGGTGCAGGATAGAGAGGAACAAGGATCAAGTTTCTGCCTTGATGAAGAATATGTG TTCTCATTCGATATTTGTTGATGACACGGCGATTCAAGATGATGATACAACTACCATCACTTGTGGCAGCGAAATAATCCTGGGTCCTGAGGCTCAAG GGTTTATGAGGTACAGATTCAAAGTAATGCCTGCTGAGAAAATTTGCCAGAAACAGCTGCAG ATAGTTCTTGATAGCGAACACACAAAATGTTCTATTTGTTTAAGTGTTTGGCATGACGTTGTAACTGTAGCTCCTTGCCTTCACAATttctg CAATGGGTGCTTCTCGGAGTGGTTGAAAAGGTGTCGAGAGAAACATTCTAGTATTTTATGTCCACAGTGTAGAGCAGTTGTGCAATTTGTTGGAAGGAACCATTTTTTGCATAATATTGAAGAG GATATATTGCGAGCTGATTCTACTCTAAGGCGTTCAAGTGAAGACATTGCACTTTTAGATTCATATGCATCAATTAAATCTCCCCTT GTAATCAGCAGCGGAAGGAAATTTAACAGGAAGAGAGCACGTGCTTCACCAGATGAGGAGAATGCACCATGCCCTCAATGTg GCAATGAGTATGCTGGTTTCCAGTGCAACCAAAACACAATTCATCTTCAATGTCAAACATGTGGTGGGATGATGCCTTCCAGATCAAATGCCAGTGTACCACAACACT GTTTAGGATGTGATCGTGCATTTTGTGGTGCCTATTGGCATTCCCTTGGGGTTACAGGAAGTGATATCCATCCTGTCTGCAGTCTTGAAATTTTGAAACCC ATTATGGAGCGCTCTGTCTCTAGGATACCCTTTTTGGTGCACGAAAAGAATAGACATGAACAAGAC ATAACTGAAAAATGCATAAGCCAGATGGGAAGatcattgcacgatgtcatctCAGAATGGGTTATGAAAATGCATAACCGAGAAATAGGCAA GGCAAGGCTACCGTTGAATCATTCTGAGATGATCAATCCACAGACATACATCTGCAA CGAGTGCTACGACAAATTAGTCTCGTTTCTCTTATACTGGTTCCGAGTCACATTACCAAAACAT TATCTACCTCCAGAGGCACTACAGAGGGAAGACTGTTGGTACGGATCAGCATGTCGAACACAGCATCACAACGAAGAACATGCTCGTAAGAGGAACCATGTCTGTCGTCCGACAAGGGGTACCCATATGTCGTAA
- the LOC140806020 gene encoding uncharacterized protein isoform X2, with protein sequence MERGENSGAASSGEDIWAKLVPLDSRYPDVELRSNNVTVLSEIKSSSSEKQEWCRIERNKDQVSALMKNMCSHSIFVDDTAIQDDDTTTITCGSEIILGPEAQGFMRYRFKVMPAEKICQKQLQIVLDSEHTKCSICLSVWHDVVTVAPCLHNFCNGCFSEWLKRCREKHSSILCPQCRAVVQFVGRNHFLHNIEEDILRADSTLRRSSEDIALLDSYASIKSPLVISSGRKFNRKRARASPDEENAPCPQCNEYAGFQCNQNTIHLQCQTCGGMMPSRSNASVPQHCLGCDRAFCGAYWHSLGVTGSDIHPVCSLEILKPIMERSVSRIPFLVHEKNRHEQDITEKCISQMGRSLHDVISEWVMKMHNREIGKARLPLNHSEMINPQTYICNECYDKLVSFLLYWFRVTLPKHYLPPEALQREDCWYGSACRTQHHNEEHARKRNHVCRPTRGTHMS encoded by the exons ATGGAAAGGGGAGAAAACTCTGGGGCCGCTTCTTCCGGTGAAGATATTTGGGCTAAACTGG TGCCGTTGGACTCACGATATCCAGATGTAGAGTTGAGATCAAATAATGTCACTGTCTTATCGGAGATCAAGAGTTCTTCAAGTGAAAAGCAAGAGTGGTGCAGGATAGAGAGGAACAAGGATCAAGTTTCTGCCTTGATGAAGAATATGTG TTCTCATTCGATATTTGTTGATGACACGGCGATTCAAGATGATGATACAACTACCATCACTTGTGGCAGCGAAATAATCCTGGGTCCTGAGGCTCAAG GGTTTATGAGGTACAGATTCAAAGTAATGCCTGCTGAGAAAATTTGCCAGAAACAGCTGCAG ATAGTTCTTGATAGCGAACACACAAAATGTTCTATTTGTTTAAGTGTTTGGCATGACGTTGTAACTGTAGCTCCTTGCCTTCACAATttctg CAATGGGTGCTTCTCGGAGTGGTTGAAAAGGTGTCGAGAGAAACATTCTAGTATTTTATGTCCACAGTGTAGAGCAGTTGTGCAATTTGTTGGAAGGAACCATTTTTTGCATAATATTGAAGAG GATATATTGCGAGCTGATTCTACTCTAAGGCGTTCAAGTGAAGACATTGCACTTTTAGATTCATATGCATCAATTAAATCTCCCCTT GTAATCAGCAGCGGAAGGAAATTTAACAGGAAGAGAGCACGTGCTTCACCAGATGAGGAGAATGCACCATGCCCTCAAT GCAATGAGTATGCTGGTTTCCAGTGCAACCAAAACACAATTCATCTTCAATGTCAAACATGTGGTGGGATGATGCCTTCCAGATCAAATGCCAGTGTACCACAACACT GTTTAGGATGTGATCGTGCATTTTGTGGTGCCTATTGGCATTCCCTTGGGGTTACAGGAAGTGATATCCATCCTGTCTGCAGTCTTGAAATTTTGAAACCC ATTATGGAGCGCTCTGTCTCTAGGATACCCTTTTTGGTGCACGAAAAGAATAGACATGAACAAGAC ATAACTGAAAAATGCATAAGCCAGATGGGAAGatcattgcacgatgtcatctCAGAATGGGTTATGAAAATGCATAACCGAGAAATAGGCAA GGCAAGGCTACCGTTGAATCATTCTGAGATGATCAATCCACAGACATACATCTGCAA CGAGTGCTACGACAAATTAGTCTCGTTTCTCTTATACTGGTTCCGAGTCACATTACCAAAACAT TATCTACCTCCAGAGGCACTACAGAGGGAAGACTGTTGGTACGGATCAGCATGTCGAACACAGCATCACAACGAAGAACATGCTCGTAAGAGGAACCATGTCTGTCGTCCGACAAGGGGTACCCATATGTCGTAA
- the LOC140806022 gene encoding lysine-specific demethylase JMJ27-like produces the protein MDLNFPAVVEEGKLEAEENMESVTKGLEDVREEEEDEKKKGKLGEREELEIDGVFVTVGSGGKRRGRKRKEEGKANEVIDMDENAVKYGVLSKRESSRKCSQLAKEKIEKSSEDVYDWEFDEKPGRGRQRNMKGVRNEEIDNEILTQQEKRKRGRPAKVKVVKNEENGYENVAHVNEETPGSSHLSKREGVNNEQIDYQTVAHQGIEEKRRRGRPSKRTRVKNEQNDGETVAEEKNDSSQIRGNCTKSLRAGEEEEGEEKRAKKVRPENEFNCKGGKELSEDGKEIERNTCHQCKRNDKGRVVRCTRCEKRRYCVLCITRWYPRLSEEAFVEACPVCRNNCNCKSCLRLDGPTAKSNNLMLKFSNEEKLQYSKYILRILLPFLKQFHAEQMCEREMEAKIKGLPVSEIKPKNSNCQANERIYCNNCQTSIVDFHRSCPQCFYDLCLTCCRELRDGFLQGGDEEVIMRYENRGFKYLHGGDATPTHHEPCGGVNVDTRDPFELHDAISNNNDTCSEVVNSIAGDAAKFKYEWRSTEAGAIPCPPPSAGGCGEGILDFKCIFPDNWVSELLLEVEEIYRKHDLEKVTENFGQECSCSKFVGENFDMDKSRRVSSRGNLEDNFLYNPSAKDLHYTDLKHFQSHWLKGEPVIISDVLESTSGLSWEPMVMWRAFRQKSGYKHKPLLDVSAINCLNWCEVNIDVSQFFQGYSNGRADPFGWPQFLKLKDWPPSNLFDERLPRHGAEFLSCLPFKEYTHPSCGYLNLAVKLPENSLKPDMGPKTYIAYGFSQELLRGDSVTKLHCDMSDAVNVLTHSEAVTIKDISTIKKLQKQHAAQDERELYGNNQESTEMLQSQRLNENGLSRLNEKTFLPAFERNNTNEVRAPNLAKGNRLNERPHEKASIETQILDQKVSDIEEGMGLNIGRNEDENLDSQNYLTETNNSTYESCGKSCVEVEMVSSSDIIINDGREKLLEASEIVEKSQEEECANYEIPISRNMLENIEDVDGGALWDIFRRQDVPKLEEYVRKHYKEFRHIYGNPLPQIIHPIHDQTVYLTRQHKRKLKEEYGIEPWTFIQKLGDAVFIPAGCPHQVRNLKSCIKVAVDFVSPENVQECVRLTEEFRILPRNHIAKEDKLEVKKIALHAIGQAVKDLEALSSSTGVNGMPPS, from the exons ATGGATTTGAATTTTCCAGCAGTAGTGGAAGAGGGAAAACTTGAGGCGGAAGAGAATATGGAGAGTGTGACTAAGGGGTTGGAAGATGTGAGGGaggaagaagaggatgagaagaAAAAAGGGAAACTTGGGGAGCGAGAAGAACTGGAGATTGATGGAGTATTTGTAACAGTGGGAAGTGGAGGGAAAAGGAGGGGTAGGAAGAGGAAAGAAGAGGGAAAGGCAAATGAGGTTATTGATATGGACGAAAATGCGGTGAAATATGGTGTTCTTAGTAAGAGGGAATCTTCAAGGAAGTGTAGTCAGCTGGCGAAAGAGAAAATCGAGAAATCGAGTGAGGATGTGTACGACTGGGAATTTGACGAGAAGCCGGGGAGGGGTCGTCAGAGGAATATGAAGGGTGTTAGAAACGAGGAGATTGATAACGAGATTTTGACACAACAGGAGAAGCGGAAAAGGGGGCGACCGGCAAAGGTTAAGGTAGTGAAGAATGAGGAGAATGGTTATGAGAATGTGGCACATGTAAACGAGGAGACACCGGGAAGCAGTCATCTGTCCAAGAGAGAGGGAGTCAATAATGAGCAGATTGATTATCAGACTGTGGCACACCAGGGAATTGAGGAAAAGCGGAGAAGGGGTCGTCCGTCAAAGAGGACGAGAGTAAAAAATGAGCAGAATGATGGTGAGACTGTGGCAGAAGAAAAAAACGACAGTAGCCAGATTCGAGGAAACTGCACAAAGTCGTTGAGAGCTGGTGAAGAGGAGGAAGGCGAGGAGAAAAGAGCGAAGAAGGTTAGACCGGAAAATGAATTCAACTGCAAGGGTGGGAAGGAGCTTAGTGAAGAT GGTAAGGAGATAGAGCGTAACACGTGTCACCAGTGCAAGAGGAATGATAAAGGGAGAGTTGTACGATGCACCAGATGTGAAAAAAGGAGATACTGCGTTCTTTGCATAACTAGATG GTATCCGCGGCTGTCAGAAGAGGCTTTTGTTGAAGCTTGTCCTGTTTGTCGCAACAACTGCAATTGCAAGAGTTGTCTGCGGTTGGATGGGCCAACTGCG aaatCGAATAATTTGATGCTGAAGTTCAGTAATGAAGAGAAGTTGCAGTATTCTAAGTACATTTTGCGAATCCTTCTGCCTTTCTTGAAACAATTCCATGCAGAGCAAATGTGTGAGAGGGAAATGGAGGCTAAGATAAAAG GGTTGCCGGTCTCAGAAATAAAACCAAAGAATTCAAATTGCCAGGCGAATGAGAGAATATACTG CAATAATTGCCAGACTTCCATTGTTGACTTTCACCGAAGCTGCCCACAATGTTTCTATGATCTCTGCCTTACATGTTGTCGAGAGCTTCGGGATGGTTTCCTTCAAGGAGGTGACGAGGAAGTGATAATGCGATATGAGAATCGCGGGTTTAAATACTTGCACGGTGGTGATGCTACTCCAACTCATCATGAACCTTGTGGTGGAGTAAACGTTGATACCAGAGATCCTTTTGAGTTACATGATGCGATTTCGAATAACAATGACACATGTAGCGAAGTGGTTAACTCTATTGCTGGGGACGCTGCCAAGTTCAAGTATGAATGGAGATCTACGGAAGCAGGTGCCATCCCATGCCCGCCACCAAGTGCTGGTGGCTGTGGTGAAGGGATTTTAGATTTCAAATGCATTTTTCCAGATAACTGGGTCTCCGAGTTGCTACTGGAAGTGGAAGAAATATACAGAAAACATGACCTTGAGAAAGTGACTGAAAATTTTGGGCAGGAGTGTTCATGttcgaaatttgttggtgaAAATTTTGACATGGATAAATCACGCAGGGTCTCTTCTCGAGGAAACTTAGAGGACAATTTCTTATATAACCCATCGGCAAAAGACCTTCATTATACTGATTTGAAGCACTTTCAATCTCATTGGTTAAAGGGAGAGCCAGTAATCATTAGCGATGTCCTTGAAAGTACATCTGGTTTGAGCTGGGAACCCATGGTTATGTGGCGTGCCTTTCGTCAGAAATCTGGCTATAAACACAAACCTCTACTTGATGTGTCTGCTATAAATTGCTTAAATTGGTGTGAG GTTAACATAGATGTCAGCCAATTTTTCCAAGGATATTCAAATGGTCGGGCTGACCCTTTTGGTTGGCCTCAGTTTCTTAAGTTGAAAGACTGGCCTCCATCTAACTTGTTTGACGAACGGTTACCTCGTCATGGTGCTGAGTTTCTCAGCTGCTTGCCTTTCAAAGAATATACACATCCTAGTTGTGGTTACTTAAACCTTGCTGTTAAACTGCCCGAGAACTCTCTTAAACCTGATATGGGGCCGAAAACATACATTGCTTATGGATTTTCTCAGGAATTGCTTCGAGGAGATTCTGTAACAAAATTACATTGTGATATGTCTGATGCA GTGAATGTATTGACCCATTCTGAGGCAGTTACCATCAAGGATATTTCGACTATAAAAAAGCTGCAAAAGCAGCATGCTGCTCAGGATGAACGTGAATTGTATGGAAATAATCAGGAATCAACTGAAATGCTACAAAGTCAGCGACTCAATGAAAACGGATTGTCTAGGTTGAACGAAAAGACTTTCTTACCAGCCTTTGAAAGGAATAATACCAATGAAGTTAGAGCTCCTAATCTTGCAAAAGGAAACAGACTAAATGAAAGACCTCATGAAAAGGCCAGCATTGAAACTCAAATATTGGATCAGAAAGTCAGTGATATAGAGGAGGGAATGGGGCTTAACATAGGAAGGAATGAAGATGAAAACTTAGATAGCCAAAATTATTTAACTGAGACCAACAATTCAACCTATGAATCCTGTGGAAAATCTTGTGTTGAAGTAGAAATGGTGAGCTCGAGTGACATAATAATTAATGATGGTcgggagaaattgttggaagCTTCTGAAATAGTGGAAAAGTCCCAAGAGGAAGAATGTGCAAATTACGAAATACCGATTTCAAGAAACATGTTGGAAAATATTGAAGATGTTGACGGTGGTGCTCTCTGGGATATTTTTAGAAGGCAAGATGTCCCAAAATTGGAGGAATATGTGAGGAAGCACTACAAGGAGTTCAGACACATCTATGGCAATCCCTTGCCACAG ATTATCCATCCTATTCACGATCAAACTGTTTACTTGACTAGGCAGCATAAGAGGAAACTCAAGGAAGAATATG GAATCGAACCGTGGACATTTATTCAGAAATTAGGTGATGCAGTTTTCATTCCTGCTGGCTGCCCGCATCAAGTCAGAAATTTAAAG TCTTGCATAAAGGTTGCAGTCGACTTTGTTTCGCCAGAAAATGTCCAAGAATGTGTTCGGTTGACTGAGGAATTCCGCATTCTTCCCCGGAATCACATTGCTAAGGAAGACAAGTTAGAG GTGAAGAAAATCGCTCTTCACGCAATTGGACAAGCTGTTAAGGATTTGGAAGCACTTTCAAGTTCAACAG GTGTCAACGGGATGCCACCTTCTTGA